In Reichenbachiella agarivorans, one genomic interval encodes:
- a CDS encoding glycosyltransferase family 2 protein, translating to MTNISVSIIIPCYNGSQHLAPAIQSVLDQQIANSQIIVVDDGSTDNSVEIASAFDHVQTIQQPNAGPAAARNRGISIAEGDFISFLDADDLYPKNKLKNQLDYLNKNPEIELVSGRIKCIGNNADHMFSKIYENSEEKTMLNFHLGAGLYRKHTIDKIGYFDEDLKYAEDVDHWFKIVEQGISYHFLPEVTLLHTRHENNMTNSSHAIQTPYLIRAVKKSMDRRKKLAKFEMPEFFKNTLSHRNK from the coding sequence ATGACAAATATTTCTGTTAGTATAATAATACCCTGCTACAACGGAAGTCAACATTTAGCTCCTGCCATTCAAAGTGTTTTGGATCAGCAAATAGCAAATAGTCAAATAATTGTAGTTGATGACGGTTCCACTGATAATTCGGTTGAGATTGCTTCTGCCTTCGACCATGTGCAAACAATACAACAACCCAACGCTGGTCCAGCGGCAGCCAGAAATAGAGGTATATCAATTGCAGAAGGTGATTTCATAAGCTTCCTTGATGCGGATGATCTATATCCCAAAAACAAGCTAAAGAATCAACTGGACTATTTGAACAAAAACCCAGAGATTGAGCTTGTCTCTGGCAGAATAAAATGCATTGGTAACAACGCCGATCACATGTTCTCCAAAATTTATGAAAATAGTGAAGAAAAAACCATGCTTAATTTCCACCTTGGAGCAGGTCTTTATAGAAAACATACAATAGATAAAATTGGATATTTCGATGAAGATTTGAAATACGCGGAAGATGTAGACCATTGGTTCAAAATAGTAGAACAAGGCATCTCATACCATTTTCTACCAGAGGTTACCCTCTTGCACACGCGTCATGAAAATAATATGACCAATTCCTCTCACGCAATACAAACCCCATACCTTATTCGTGCAGTCAAAAAGAGTATGGATCGAAGGAAAAAACTAGCTAAATTCGAAATGCCTGAGTTTTTTAAAAACACCCTTTCTCATCGAAACAAGTAA
- a CDS encoding toxin-antitoxin system YwqK family antitoxin → MKFLYLLVIGCMTQSLNTYAQEYVSDEELLETQYEAPLTVDMDAEEEDREIVLKKKKPKRNVYFGKKTRKGFTRSGFGDNEVMELFSYLKHYEEPVPYVRDVYWYDFRKRKIINSRKIDKDNAGILHGPYKKMVDDEVIEEGIFYMGVKHGRWSTWNKHNILQSKEKYYKGWPKESLVAYHNRDERQLKEIIPVHFGEKEGNYYAFHESGNLAAYGEYQFDHRIGIWREYYDQRNRRKREIIYSKDPFDEEFRPYIIREWDERGKMIYEREE, encoded by the coding sequence ATGAAATTCTTATACTTATTGGTGATTGGCTGCATGACACAGAGTCTAAATACCTATGCCCAAGAGTATGTGAGTGATGAAGAACTACTAGAGACACAATACGAAGCGCCACTCACGGTAGACATGGATGCAGAGGAAGAGGATCGTGAAATTGTCTTGAAGAAAAAGAAACCCAAACGCAATGTGTACTTTGGGAAGAAGACCAGAAAGGGTTTTACTAGATCGGGTTTTGGAGACAATGAAGTGATGGAATTGTTTTCTTATCTCAAACACTATGAAGAGCCAGTTCCTTATGTGAGGGATGTCTATTGGTATGATTTCAGAAAGCGAAAAATCATTAATTCTCGAAAAATAGACAAAGACAATGCAGGCATCTTACATGGGCCCTACAAGAAGATGGTCGATGATGAGGTGATCGAAGAGGGGATCTTCTACATGGGCGTCAAACATGGGCGTTGGTCCACTTGGAACAAGCACAACATCCTGCAAAGCAAAGAAAAATACTACAAAGGATGGCCTAAGGAGTCGCTGGTAGCCTACCACAACCGCGACGAACGCCAACTCAAGGAAATTATACCAGTGCATTTCGGAGAGAAGGAGGGTAACTATTATGCTTTTCATGAAAGCGGCAATCTGGCAGCTTATGGTGAGTATCAATTCGATCATCGCATAGGGATCTGGCGAGAATATTACGATCAAAGAAACCGTCGAAAACGTGAAATTATTTACTCCAAAGACCCCTTTGATGAAGAGTTTAGACCTTACATCATCCGTGAATGGGACGAGCGTGGCAAGATGATCTACGAGCGGGAGGAGTAA
- the htpG gene encoding molecular chaperone HtpG, translating to MQEKGNISIHTENIFPIIKKFLYSDHEIFLRELVSNAVDATQKLKQLAGIGEFKGELGDLKVEVSFDKEAKIITISDRGIGMTADDIKKYINQIAFSGATEFVEKYKDKGDEQQIIGHFGLGFYSAFMVAEKVEINSLSHVEGSQPARWICDGSTEFEITAGDRTERGTDIILHVNTEDSEEFLNESRLQGILDKYCKFLPVAVKFGERDERVEDGKDDEDKPKYKTVKKDNIVNNPVPLWTKSPADLTDEDYLSFYRELYPFSEEPLFWIHLNVDYPFNLTGILYFPKVKKDIELQKNKIQLYSRQVFITDEVKDVVPEFLMLLHGVIDSPDIPLNVSRSFLQADSNVKKINSYITKKVADKLSDLYKKDRKEYETKWSDIGLFVKYGMLSDEKFYDKAKDFALLENVDGQYFTFDEYKTKTETLQKDKDGNIIYLYATEPAKQHAFIQSVKKKSYDVLKMDGPLDSHFIGTLEHKMDKTQLKRVDADTVDKLIDKDEKIESVLSDSDKEKAKELFEKSINDKNSTVSVESLAADEMPVIVTMPEFMRRMKDMQRNGGGGMMMMGDFPDQYNVAVNANHPLVSKILKSKKEENKETLARQAYDLALLSQGLLVGEALTQFINRSIEISAE from the coding sequence ATGCAAGAGAAAGGTAATATTTCGATTCATACCGAGAATATTTTTCCAATAATCAAGAAGTTTCTTTATTCCGATCACGAGATCTTTTTGAGAGAATTGGTTTCCAATGCGGTAGATGCTACCCAGAAACTCAAGCAGCTCGCTGGGATCGGTGAGTTCAAAGGCGAATTGGGGGATTTGAAAGTGGAAGTGAGCTTTGACAAAGAGGCAAAGATCATTACGATCAGCGACCGAGGCATTGGTATGACTGCCGATGACATCAAGAAATACATCAACCAGATCGCATTCAGTGGTGCGACCGAGTTTGTGGAAAAATACAAGGACAAAGGTGATGAGCAGCAAATCATTGGCCACTTTGGCTTAGGATTTTACTCGGCTTTTATGGTTGCCGAAAAAGTAGAAATCAATTCTCTTTCTCATGTCGAAGGTTCACAACCGGCTAGATGGATTTGTGATGGATCGACAGAGTTTGAGATCACAGCGGGTGATAGAACTGAGAGAGGTACAGATATCATACTGCATGTCAATACCGAAGATTCTGAAGAGTTTTTGAATGAAAGCAGACTCCAGGGCATCTTGGACAAATACTGTAAATTCTTGCCTGTAGCGGTGAAGTTTGGTGAGAGGGATGAGCGTGTAGAGGATGGCAAGGACGATGAAGATAAGCCAAAATACAAAACGGTCAAAAAGGACAACATTGTCAACAATCCTGTGCCATTATGGACCAAATCTCCAGCGGATTTGACGGACGAAGATTATTTGTCATTCTATAGAGAATTGTATCCCTTCTCAGAAGAGCCACTCTTCTGGATTCACCTCAATGTAGATTATCCATTCAATTTGACAGGTATCTTGTATTTCCCTAAAGTGAAAAAGGATATTGAGTTGCAAAAGAACAAGATTCAACTGTACTCTCGTCAGGTATTTATCACCGATGAAGTGAAAGATGTAGTGCCAGAATTTTTGATGTTGCTACATGGGGTTATTGATTCACCAGACATCCCGCTCAACGTATCCAGAAGCTTTTTGCAGGCCGATAGCAATGTGAAGAAAATTAACTCTTACATCACCAAAAAAGTGGCTGACAAGTTGAGCGACTTGTACAAGAAGGATAGAAAAGAATACGAGACGAAATGGTCAGATATTGGACTATTCGTGAAATATGGTATGCTCAGTGATGAGAAGTTCTACGACAAAGCAAAGGATTTTGCATTGCTCGAAAACGTAGATGGTCAGTATTTTACTTTCGATGAATACAAAACCAAGACAGAAACGCTTCAGAAGGACAAAGATGGCAACATCATCTATCTGTACGCGACCGAGCCTGCCAAGCAGCACGCATTTATCCAATCTGTGAAAAAGAAGTCTTATGATGTTTTGAAAATGGATGGGCCATTGGATTCACACTTTATAGGGACGTTGGAGCACAAAATGGACAAAACCCAGTTGAAGCGTGTGGATGCGGATACAGTGGACAAGTTGATAGACAAGGATGAGAAAATAGAATCTGTATTGTCTGATTCTGACAAAGAAAAGGCCAAGGAGTTATTTGAAAAATCTATCAATGACAAGAACTCAACTGTCAGCGTGGAGTCATTGGCAGCAGATGAGATGCCAGTGATCGTGACCATGCCCGAGTTCATGCGTAGAATGAAGGACATGCAGCGCAACGGCGGTGGTGGTATGATGATGATGGGGGACTTCCCAGATCAGTACAATGTAGCAGTCAATGCAAACCACCCCTTGGTTTCCAAGATTTTGAAATCTAAGAAAGAAGAGAACAAAGAGACTTTGGCGAGACAAGCGTATGACTTGGCTTTGTTGTCTCAAGGGCTGTTGGTAGGAGAGGCATTGACACAGTTTATCAATCGGTCTATCGAAATTAGTGCTGAGTAA
- the abc-f gene encoding ribosomal protection-like ABC-F family protein, whose product MFTLHSVTYAHPNKDMLFDDISLTVNTHDKIALIGNNGAGKSTLLKIIAGELPVSDGVIKVDIQPYYVPQIFGQYNHLTIAQALRIDRELQALQEILGGHVTDENMSILNDNWDVEVRCTDALRYWELDDLDLNHKMETLSGGQKTKVFLAGISIHQPDLVLLDEPSNHLDVSGRQLLYDFVQSTSSTLVVVSHDRRLLNILDTVCELSKRGITAYGGNYDFYITQKQIEVSALNQDIHSKEKALRKAKEKERETKERQQKLDARGKKKQEKAGVSRIMMNTLRNNAENSSSKAKSVHAEKIGGIAGELHELRATVSDLSKMKFGLNNSSMHKGKVLFTATDVNFSYGATPLWKEKLNIQITSSERIALKGSNGSGKTTLIKLILGDLESMSGTIYHAENKSVYIDQDYSLVDNTLKVYKQAQQFNTTALQEHEIKIRLNRFLFSQEDWDKPCSALSGGEKMRLMLCGLTVNSQSPDLIILDEPTNNLDIQNIEILTAALNEYQGTLIVVSHDESFLEQINIQRAIKL is encoded by the coding sequence ATGTTTACTCTTCATAGCGTTACTTACGCGCATCCCAACAAGGATATGCTGTTTGACGACATCAGTCTTACAGTCAATACTCACGACAAAATAGCCCTGATCGGCAACAATGGAGCTGGAAAATCCACGCTACTGAAAATCATAGCTGGTGAGCTACCTGTCTCTGATGGAGTCATAAAAGTCGATATTCAACCCTATTATGTTCCACAAATCTTCGGACAATACAATCATCTGACCATTGCGCAGGCATTGAGGATAGACCGAGAACTTCAGGCTCTTCAAGAAATATTGGGTGGTCATGTCACGGATGAGAATATGTCCATCCTCAATGACAATTGGGATGTTGAAGTCCGCTGCACAGATGCATTGCGCTATTGGGAGTTGGATGATCTGGACTTAAACCACAAAATGGAAACCTTGAGTGGCGGACAAAAGACGAAAGTTTTCCTTGCAGGTATATCCATTCATCAACCTGACTTGGTACTGTTAGACGAACCGAGTAATCACCTAGATGTATCTGGCAGACAGCTATTGTATGATTTTGTGCAATCCACATCTAGCACCTTAGTGGTAGTGAGTCATGACAGGAGATTACTGAATATTTTGGACACGGTATGTGAGTTGAGTAAGCGAGGCATAACAGCCTATGGCGGTAACTATGACTTTTATATCACGCAAAAGCAAATAGAAGTTTCTGCTTTGAACCAAGACATTCACAGCAAAGAAAAGGCATTGCGAAAAGCGAAAGAAAAAGAACGGGAAACCAAAGAACGCCAGCAAAAACTGGACGCACGAGGGAAAAAGAAACAAGAAAAGGCTGGTGTATCAAGGATCATGATGAATACACTGCGCAACAACGCCGAAAATAGTAGCTCCAAAGCTAAAAGTGTTCATGCTGAAAAGATTGGTGGCATTGCTGGGGAATTGCATGAGTTGCGCGCTACTGTGTCAGATCTGTCCAAAATGAAATTTGGGTTGAACAACTCCTCCATGCACAAAGGCAAGGTACTGTTCACCGCCACTGATGTCAATTTTAGTTACGGTGCTACACCGCTATGGAAGGAGAAGCTCAACATCCAAATAACAAGTAGCGAACGTATAGCACTGAAGGGATCAAACGGCTCAGGAAAAACCACATTGATCAAACTCATTTTGGGAGACTTGGAGTCAATGTCTGGAACGATTTACCATGCAGAAAACAAATCTGTTTACATTGATCAAGACTATTCTTTGGTTGACAACACTCTCAAAGTGTACAAGCAAGCCCAGCAATTCAATACTACGGCATTACAGGAACACGAAATCAAAATTAGGCTCAATCGCTTTTTGTTTTCCCAAGAAGATTGGGACAAACCGTGTAGTGCCTTGAGTGGAGGAGAAAAAATGCGCTTGATGCTCTGCGGACTGACCGTCAACAGTCAATCACCCGATCTCATCATCTTGGACGAACCGACCAACAATCTGGACATCCAAAATATTGAAATCCTAACAGCTGCGCTCAACGAATACCAAGGAACGCTGATAGTAGTGTCTCATGACGAATCTTTCTTGGAACAAATCAACATCCAGCGAGCAATCAAACTCTGA
- a CDS encoding response regulator transcription factor encodes MKILIVEDEEELVADISKYLTGENYLCETAKTYQEAIDRIHAYAYDCILLDLMLPGGDGIQLLEYLKAQHKQDGVIIISAKNSLEDKIKGLQIGADDYLAKPFHHAELAARIHSVIRRKQFDNSNTLTQNEITIDLLSKTVRISEENIVLTRKEYDLLLFFIGNKNRILSKSALAEHLSGDFADMFDNHDFVYAHVKNLKRKLKEHQYGDYIKTIYGSGYKWEI; translated from the coding sequence ATGAAGATTCTGATAGTCGAAGATGAGGAAGAACTGGTCGCAGATATTTCCAAATACCTGACGGGAGAAAATTATCTATGTGAGACTGCCAAGACCTACCAAGAGGCCATCGACAGGATACATGCCTACGCTTATGACTGCATCCTGCTAGACCTCATGTTGCCCGGAGGAGATGGAATCCAACTATTAGAGTACCTCAAAGCACAACACAAACAAGATGGTGTCATCATCATCTCTGCCAAAAACTCTCTGGAAGACAAAATCAAGGGATTGCAAATAGGTGCAGATGATTATCTGGCCAAGCCATTTCATCATGCGGAATTGGCGGCACGCATCCATTCGGTGATCAGGAGAAAGCAGTTTGACAACTCCAATACACTAACGCAAAACGAAATCACGATTGACCTGCTCTCCAAAACTGTACGCATCTCAGAGGAAAATATCGTACTGACTCGGAAAGAATACGATCTGTTACTATTTTTTATCGGCAACAAAAACAGGATCTTGTCCAAGAGTGCCTTGGCAGAGCATCTATCAGGTGATTTTGCTGACATGTTTGACAACCACGATTTCGTCTATGCACATGTCAAGAACCTGAAACGAAAACTCAAAGAGCATCAATATGGTGACTACATCAAAACCATCTATGGCTCAGGTTACAAATGGGAAATATGA
- a CDS encoding sensor histidine kinase, with amino-acid sequence MTKLLDKPFRIFTVYALIILIGSVPVYYIVVDHIWLHELDEHNLIIKDRIIGYFDQQTIDSTELRQTINAWKIMQPGTSLNLVQEIGQDSIYEITKQNIYAPAFEIDRFRGYQTYLHINGLPYRMIIETNIEEADETLVAIAVVTIAFFILLVIGFIYLNKRIAKGIWHPFHQTLQTLQSFDLSQDNSIALGETDIEEFAQLNTALSELVAQNISVYQQQKVFIENASHELQTPLAILKSKLDILLQQDNLTQQQSDLLNAIGLPLSRISRINKNLLLLAKIENSQFNANEEIDLTQLIDKTIHLFADYFDEKTLNISFQYKTPLTIVCSPYLAETLIHNLLSNAIRHSPVGGTVQIHVADQKLSIQNTGTASLKVEKLFQRFAVSTAETTNSGLGLAIVKEICARYHWEVSYDFQSNFHIFSVSFPKF; translated from the coding sequence ATGACCAAACTACTCGACAAGCCCTTTAGGATTTTCACAGTGTATGCACTGATTATATTGATTGGGAGTGTGCCTGTGTACTACATCGTCGTAGATCATATCTGGCTCCACGAGCTAGATGAGCACAATCTGATCATCAAAGACCGTATCATTGGCTACTTTGATCAACAAACGATAGATTCCACTGAACTACGACAGACAATCAATGCATGGAAGATCATGCAGCCTGGCACTAGTTTGAATCTAGTCCAAGAAATAGGACAAGACAGCATCTATGAAATCACCAAGCAAAACATATACGCTCCAGCGTTTGAAATCGATCGGTTCAGAGGCTACCAGACTTACCTTCATATCAATGGTCTGCCCTACCGCATGATCATAGAGACCAATATCGAAGAGGCTGACGAAACACTTGTCGCCATTGCCGTGGTGACCATTGCATTTTTCATCCTTTTGGTGATCGGGTTCATCTATCTCAACAAAAGAATAGCCAAAGGAATTTGGCATCCCTTTCACCAAACTTTACAGACACTACAGTCCTTTGATCTCAGTCAGGACAATAGTATCGCACTGGGCGAAACTGATATTGAGGAGTTTGCGCAACTCAATACCGCCTTGAGCGAGTTGGTCGCACAGAACATCTCCGTCTATCAGCAACAAAAGGTATTCATCGAGAATGCCTCTCACGAATTGCAAACACCACTGGCGATCCTCAAGTCAAAACTGGACATCCTCCTACAACAGGACAACTTGACCCAGCAGCAATCTGACTTGCTCAACGCTATTGGCTTGCCATTGTCCCGAATCAGCCGGATCAACAAAAATCTATTACTGCTAGCCAAGATAGAAAACAGTCAATTCAACGCAAATGAAGAAATTGATCTCACACAACTCATAGACAAAACCATCCATCTATTTGCGGACTATTTTGATGAGAAAACATTGAACATTTCCTTTCAATACAAAACCCCATTAACTATCGTGTGCAGTCCCTACCTCGCCGAGACATTGATTCACAACCTGCTATCCAATGCCATCAGACATAGTCCAGTAGGCGGAACAGTACAAATCCATGTAGCAGATCAAAAATTGAGCATTCAAAACACAGGAACAGCATCTCTCAAAGTCGAGAAACTATTCCAGAGGTTCGCCGTCTCTACAGCCGAAACCACCAACAGTGGCTTAGGACTGGCTATCGTCAAGGAGATTTGTGCGCGCTATCATTGGGAGGTATCTTATGATTTTCAATCTAATTTTCACATTTTTTCGGTGAGCTTCCCTAAATTCTAA
- a CDS encoding PepSY-like domain-containing protein, giving the protein MNKPILVLGICLSSLMSCGHEDQVPQKVLTAFHQKFPQAKDVEWELEKEDDMEWEAEFNVNDMEYSANFDPEGTWHETEHDIKFHEIPPIVISTIQHDFADSDFKKAEISETPKGQFYEIELIQGETEIELTLNDKGEITYKVTTLEEEEYEN; this is encoded by the coding sequence ATGAACAAGCCGATTTTAGTCCTAGGCATATGCCTATCATCCCTGATGTCCTGTGGCCATGAGGATCAAGTACCACAAAAGGTATTGACAGCTTTTCATCAAAAATTCCCGCAAGCCAAGGATGTAGAATGGGAACTTGAAAAAGAAGACGACATGGAATGGGAAGCCGAATTCAACGTAAATGACATGGAATACTCTGCCAATTTTGATCCTGAGGGCACTTGGCATGAGACAGAGCATGACATCAAATTCCATGAAATTCCACCTATAGTGATTAGTACCATCCAACACGATTTCGCAGATTCAGATTTTAAAAAGGCTGAAATCTCTGAGACTCCCAAAGGACAATTCTATGAGATAGAATTGATCCAAGGGGAAACAGAAATAGAACTGACTTTGAATGATAAAGGAGAAATCACTTACAAAGTGACTACATTAGAAGAGGAAGAATATGAAAATTAG